One Mangifera indica cultivar Alphonso chromosome 4, CATAS_Mindica_2.1, whole genome shotgun sequence genomic region harbors:
- the LOC123214679 gene encoding heat stress transcription factor A-8, whose translation MVKSSENGSVSVAPFLKKCYDMVDDESTDLIISWSQNGESFVIWDMTEFSVKLLPKYFKHNNFSSFIRQLNIYGFRKVDTDRWEFANDGFIRGQKHLLNNISRRKNSQAPEQRKLSQQSENVFELCDKIDNLALWREVENLKTDKNSLAQELVKLRQYQETADNKLLVLRERIQGVETNQQQMLSFLVMAMQNPNVLVQLLQPKENNWRIAEAGSILEEVSECGEPVASDNMLVRYQAPVDETLKPVLAPVTDSEFQPESDTSGGKKDFFMNIDFMKILMEETHVPFIPPDINYDGEWEKLLLGSPFIENTEDNQQDREARTGSEMEVEPTVSGIDLEKLQNFELLLQQMDKSQNSEIEPTSNGSHLERPQNLEFCTETMEHLASESNYKF comes from the exons ATGGTGAAATCGAGCGAGAATGGGTCTGTTTCAGTGGCGCCTTTTCTGAAAAAATGTTACGACATGGTTGACGACGAGTCAACGGACTTGATAATTTCGTGGAGTCAAAACGGTGAGAGTTTTGTTATATGGGACATGACTGAATTCTCGGTTAAACTGTTACCAAAATACTTCAAGCACAACAATTTCTCTAGCTTCATCAGGCAGCTTAATATCTAT GGTTTTAGAAAAGTTGACACAGATCGATGGGAATTTGCAAATGATGGATTCATTAGAGGTCAGAAGCATTTGTTGAATAACATCAGTAGAAGAAAAAACTCCCAAGCACCTGAGCAGCGAAAATTGTCACAACAGTCTGAAAATGTCTTCGAACTGTGTGATAAAATTGACAACTTAGCATTGTGGAGGGAAGTTGAGAATTTGAAGACTGATAAAAATTCACTTGCACAGGAGTTGGTTAAACTTAGGCAGTACCAGGAGACTGCAGATAATAAGTTGCTGGTCCTGAGGGAACGCATTCAAGGTGTTGAAACAAACCAGCAGCAGATGTTGTCATTTTTAGTGATGGCCATGCAAAACCCTAACGTTTTGGTTCAGCTGCTTCAACCAAAAGAGAATAACTGGCGCATAGCTGAAGCAGGTAGTATTTTAGAAGAAGTGTCGGAATGTGGTGAACCAGTAGCTTCTGATAATATGCTAGTAAGATATCAGGCACCAGTAGATGAAACTCTGAAGCCTGTACTCGCACCAGTTACAGATTCAGAATTTCAACCTGAATCTGACACATCCGGTGGCAAGAAAGATTTTTTCATGAATATCGATTTCATGAAAATACTTATGGAAGAAACTCATGTCCCATTCATTCCTCCAGATATAAATTATGATGGTGAATGGGAAAAGCTTCTTTTAGGTAGTCCGTTTATAGAGAATACTGAAGATAATCAGCAGGATAGGGAAGCACGGACTGGCTCAGAAATGGAAGTTGAACCAACAGTATCTGGGATCGATTTGGAGAAGCTTCAGAATTTTGAACTTTTACTACAGCAAATGGACAAATCTCAAAACTCTGAGATTGAACCGACAAGTAATGGATCTCATTTGGAGAGACCCCAAAACTTGGAATTTTGTACTGAGACAATGGAACATTTGGCTTCTGAAAgtaattacaaattttga